The sequence CTGCCTGGAACAAGCCGCATGAAAGGACTCATAAGTCACCTTTCACCGCAGCGTTACAGCAGACAGGCTCTGAAGTTCAGCCATTCTTTACATCTCTAGTGGCTTTCCTCCATTTTCCCCACACAATCCGCCTTTATTCTCACCAACCCCGTTTTATTTCCTCTCATCTTTTCCCTTTTATCTCTGTGCTTGTGTTTCGAGTGACTGTCATCTTGCCAAcgcggctcacacacacactcacactcacacacacacacacacacacacacgacgggAGATGCAGCTGAATGCTGTagttgtacttcctgtctgttctaCCTCGTGGCAGGTTGTCTGGTTTGAACTCTTTTCCACTTTGAATTGAAacacagttcattcattcattcatcttccaacccgcttaatccgctaacgcaggtcgcggggtagccagtgcctatcctggcagtctcagggcgtgaggcgggggacactccgggcacgacgccagtgtaccgcggagccacatagacacaaacaaacaaccattcacacacacactcctacggtcaatttgggaccggccaatcaacctgaagcgcatgcttttggaggtgggaggaagccggagaacccggagagaacccacgcagacacggggagagcatgcgaactccgcacagagcgggactcgaacccgggtccgccgtgttgtgaggcagtgCGCCACcgtgcgccaccgtgccgcccagtgAAACACAGTTGTCCACGCAAAATGAAAATCAGCCCGTTAGCTCGACCTGGAAGAAGCGTGTAGGATCACACTCACCAGTCGACTACCGGTGTCTTTTCCAAAGGCGGTACGAGAGGGCAAATTAGTTGAAACTTTCCATCTTCAATTGTTTTCTgatctttttctctttaaacaTTTGCCATCCACACCGGAGTGCCAAGACATTAGAACTGCTTTTTATCTGTAGTCGTTTTCATGCAAGTCGTCTcagccaattaaaaaaaaaacattcaaagtatttttctttgttataaaaCAAGAACAATTCTTACTTCAGGGTTTAGCTCTTTTAAAGATTCCCTCAAGGTCGGGGGTCAAAACCAGCTTGAAAAAGGCATCACAACAAAGTTTGGATGTCGTTTGCCTTCATTAGTGAAAGAGCAGCGTTAGAGGCAAAGATGTGCTTTGATTGGTGGATATGTGGTGACCTctggggtcacacacacacactgtttgtcAGGATGTGTGAGTTTGAGTACTTACTTTTGAGGACATTCGCGCATTAACACGCGTGACTTCACCTCGTTGcgaatttttggtaggcagtcacgtgatgccTTACCCGCGTACTATTGGctgacttacgtgagacacaaaaatgctttaaacaatcgATTAACAATcgttcttcagctgcttcttcctgatTATGGGTCACAGGGGCTAATAAtatgttacatgtttttattcctttttattgtacagtaacggTATTATGTGCTTTTCTGGTGATTCTACAATATTTATGGAGGTTGAgtaaaaatgacgtaaacttaattttttttgtgtgtgtattttttttgaaaacccacGTATAGTCGACAACAACTTAAGCTGAGGTTTTCCTGTATTAATGTTGAGCATCTTTACAGTGTTAAACCTGATGCCTGGTGCTGATGCTGTTGTCTCCCATGAAATCACTGAATTGCCGTCCACTAAATGGTGCTTGACTAAAAATTCACCATTCATTTTCCAAGCTGTTGATCAAGCTAATATGGGTAAGGATGTGACCTGTTCAGGGGGCGGGAGCCCCCGCAGCTCATCAGGCCTGAGACGTCTGGGATCCATCCCATAGTTGACTTGATGTTTTTCTCAAAATCAAAGCGTTGGACTGACTGATGGAGCGATGTTTGTTCCCAGAGCGGCAAGTGTCTCAAAACAACGACGAGCCATTATCATCCGAGTGTGTCCCAGCATCGGtggtcatgggggggggggggcggtcggACCAGCACCTGCTCATAATGAGAAAATCACTGAGACAGAaaagatcagtgtgtgtgtgtgtgtgtgtgtgtgtgtgtgtgtgtgtgtgtgtgtgtgtgtgtgtgtgtgtgtgtgtgtgtgtgtgtgtgtgtgtgtgtgtgtgtgtgtgtgtgtgtgtgatagagaaggagagagagagataaaaacaGAGAATCCCAGGAAAACAAGGGCAGGgtccccctccacccccccatcagagcACCCTGTGGCTCTGTACGTGCATCCTGCCCACCTATCAGTGCTCAGCAGACCAACCCAGCCTCCTCTTATCAGGATGGAACTGATCTTGGTTTCCGTGGGGTTTCCgttccaaccccccccccccccccccccatcatgttTCTGGTTCCCAGAAAGTTACACATCTGTCCTGTtttcacttctctttttgttgtttgcctTTTTCCACTAAATCAGGATCAACCTCTGCGTCACCTTTTCCTGCCCCCCTCCGCTCCTGGACGCGCCGCCTTCCTTCACATTCACACCCGtcctcccccatcctcccctctcttcctcccctctcaGCTCTCCTCAGACTTGCTGGAAAACATCTCTCCCCTTCTGTTAGAAACCCACATTACTCTGGCGACCTCTCCTTCTCACACAttcctcattttttttcctcatctgaaTCTCACCTAAAcgtaaaagtgcaaaaaaaaaaatagacccACATGTTGAGCGTTTCGGTCGGCGGCTGAAGGTCACCTCTGTTTCTTAgcgataaaataaataaataaataaaggctcAGGCTGCTTCGACAGCTTCCACCCGTTACCCAGCATTCCCTCTGGCTGCAGGCAGATTCACAGAGGACAAACAATTTAATGACATCTGtcatttttttagattaaaacCTAAAGACGACTCCACATCCTTCCATCACACGTGTTCTCCATCACGTTATGTGTTTCCatgtcgtgtttttttttttaaatcatgaactcctctttgtttttatttcctccgACATCTTATTGTTATTGTCTGTCTTTTTGATTTACTCCATAATTTACCTTTAACCCTTTGTTTTCAGTTGATTTTATTGGTGGATTTGACCCATTCCCACTCTACCATGTCAATGAGAAACCTTCTCACCTCCTCTTAAAGCCCATGTACCTGTAAGTATGAATGTGAATGCgtgttttaactgtgttttatcCATTTTTGTGCACATTTCGGCTCATTTCTGTCATTTGCACTCGTCCGCTCTTCAAGGTGACATTCCTGATTGTGAAGCGTCTTTAGTAAGAATGAGTATTTCTATTTAGGCTGACAAAATAATCTCAGCTGTTACTTGTTTGTTCAGGAACCAAGACATCCTCAACACTGCATTGTAGTCTTTTGCAGACCGAGGAGTGAGTCATGTCAACGTCTTTCTGCTCCAATCCTGTAAGAGCACATGTATGTCGTCGTCCCCCAACATGCCTCAGGCAGTTCCTGATTGAAGCGCATGGCGAAAAACAGACGAGCATCCCTCTAACATTGGATTAATCAGTTAACTTGTCCAGACAAACGTTACGACCAGCAGTCTGGGAAGTCATGCAGTAATTCTCTGCCAACatgaaatgaatattttattagcTTCTTGACAGTTTAATCAGCTCCGTCTCTaatggaggagaggaagttTTGTCTCCTCGATCTACCGGGACTTATATCCTGCAGAAATTCTCActagaaagtgtgtgtgtgtgtgtgtgtgtgtgtgtgtgtgtgtgtgtgtgtgtgtgtgtgtgtgtgtgtgtgtgtgtgtgtgtgtgtgtgtgtgtgtgtgtgtgtgtgtatgcgtatATAACAACTAACTACACGCTATTTCTGCCAATGTTTCCATTCTCTGCAGGTCTACGTAAATAGCCAGGCATCCAGCGGGTGGGGGTGGTGACACAGCAGCGTCCCGCAGACACGAGACGGCACAAACATCCCAAACATGGAAGCACACCACGcatccctcttcttcttcatatcGGTGTTTAAACTGCGTTATTTGCTGGTGTGCCCGCCAAGAAAAGCCAACACCTGTCAGTTAGGGGTCATTGTTTCCAGGGAGGGATTACAGATTTAAggggaaaaggggggggggggggttagagtgCAGCACAGCCCCATGTTGTGTACTTTAGGGGTGTATCAGTCATTTCTACTCTTCTCTACTGAGGTAAAATCGATGCAATTCGCTTGAAATTGCTAAGTACGCCCCCAAAAACACGACTGTACATCACCTGTGTAACAAGGGACTACCCAGAATTCCCAGTacgtgggggtttttttgtctaaGACGTCTCGGTGATTTACCAGGTTATTGCTGGTTTGGTTCAGATTTTGGTCAGAAGGCTGAACTACAGTGGAGCCTGTGGATTCTGTACCTCCTGTTTACTGCATAAATACACCAGCTGAGTAGGAAAAGGCAGGGGAGTGGAGAATATGAGTGAGCGGAggaaacaaaagcatcaaaccTGCAGGGGCAGCTggcaaaaaatagaaaatttaaataatgaaacgAGGGGCTtcgggggtgtggggggggatgAGACTTACTTTCATTTCTCAACTCTTCTTATTATAATGACTCTTTTCACCAACAGCCAAGTCAATATTTCTGAAGTGTTCGGCTGTCGGATGTGTTGAAAGGTGTGTTTTCACTTTAATTCTTCTTCTCTACCCACAAACACCTTTGGGCTGCTGACATGGGTTGTCATCACACCGGCTCACGCCTAgttaaatgttatatttttaacttaaaacaATAGAAATTGTGTTGGTATTCAGAGTACACAAAACAGTGTTGACTTGTGTGGGTATTAACTTCCGCGTTAAAGAGCTTTACTGTATCTGAGTGAACTAGAGCTTTATCTCCTGTCAGTTTGGCGCCTCTAGCATATTatgtttggttttgttcttggttttttttttacagggtTTGTGTCGTGTTGTGTGTTGCATttgacaaaatagaaaaattggaCTCATTTCATTGTGAACTAGTTGGTTCAACAGTAATCCAAAGCTTCCACTGAGTAGATTGTGACTCAGATTtcttgtcatgtgaccagaaACTCGGTCCAGCTTGATTTTAATTCAGAATGCACATGTGAGACATATCTCATACACTGATTAGTAGCATATTGTTGTGTTAATGCTAAATTGCAAAGATTCGCCATATTGTTTCTGTGTGGATCACTACTGCCCTCTGGTGTTCAAAGTGTTCATGTACAACTTGCGAGGCTGACAGTGAACCAATCAGATGTGTTCGTGCTGAATATTTGCCATGAAGGGGGAGTCAGACTTTTAccagtttgttttcatgtcatcatttttattttttttgtcattatctaCATTTGGATTTAAAACAAGTCAATATGAAAGTTTTcttattacagtatttatcGTTGCTAAGTGAGAAATTTTCTTCTTTCGCCTCCTGTCAGCATCTGTAATGTGATGCCTCAAGTCAGATTCCTCCATGATGTCTCATTTTCTTCACTGTCAGATAATAATCtggtaatctgaaaataatttgaaaatgatgaaacatGATTGTTTGATCTGTGGCCTCTCTTTAGCAGGATACATTCATTTGTCATCGTCGTTATATTTTAAGATTTCCACCCTCCTTGGAGGTTAACTGGTGTAGCTTAGTTAACATCACTGCACCTCACATTGTAGCATAATCACAATTAGTAGTGAGCGCTactaaaattatttcattgaaACTAGTCTTCCTCTGAGTGCAATACAGCCTAAACCCTGGTATGTGGATTTCATTGGAACCTGTTCTGgttgtgcgtgtgcgtgtgcgtgcgtgtgtgtgtgtgcgtgtgctagtCTCCACTGGCTGATTCCACTTGTTTGTAGataattctttttctttgtataGAAAGTGGAAAACAtcttttctgtatttctgtcattttgttaCCTGTGTTGCCCTGAACCCATTTGACCTGATGGTGTCATCCTATTTATCTAGAACCGTGCTTTGTGTTCATGTAAATAGGTGTTTGTTAATAAAAAAGAATGTCATCTTTTAGCGATCTTGTCATATCTGCTGTTGGTAAAATGATATTTGACTCCACAAACATGAATAATGAGCACTGAAATATAGAACATCTTAAAATCTTTATTATATGAATGTATCTGTAAACTCTgacaaaaaatttgaaaaaaataatcctgggggggaaaaaacacttCACTTCAGCCTCAGGACATGAAAGCACGAACGCTCCCTCTAATAACGGCTCTGCAGATGGGGCAGTGGCGCAGGCTGGCAGCACAATCaccacacaccaccaggtgCCCACAGGGGATGAAGACGATGGACACCAGCTTGTCCATACACACCTTACAggtcctctcctcctgcagctgcctCAGCAGCTCCTCTGGGCTGGGGTCCCTCACTGCAGGAGAAAAGCAGACCCACATGAGTGACATGTTCACACCGCAAAGCCTCCCCGTTTCTCTTTAGTCGCTGCATGAGACTAAAATCGAATGTCTGCAGCCAACAGGTGAAATTGATTATGAAAAGTGATGCAATCGCAAAAGAAGCTTTTTCCTATAAAATCCTATCGATATTGATTTGACCTTTCTCTCTGATGGGAGGCTGTGTCCTCACATTTCCAGCGCTGGAGCTCTGCCTCGTTTCTGGCTCTAAAggacacaaacatgcaaaaaaagaagtcaaatataataatttttttaaatctgttccaACTGTTTTATCATTGATATTTGGCACCTCTAATGAGGTGATGTTTTCAGTGGTGTGTTACAGCGTTCGTGTAATTTTGTTAGCAATATTACAGgatggatttccatgaaacacGCTGGGAGGATGCATCTTGGCCCAGAAAAGCCTCATTAAATTTTGATGTGGATTTGGATAAAGGAGAAGACCAGggatttctcttttctctcgtGTTTCAAATTGTGAGGTAATATGCTTCCAAATATAAGTGTGAAATAGTCAGGAAATGACCaatatgtttttttaagaaGGGCAACCTGTACCTCTAGTTGGTTGCTTCAAAATGGTGGAGAAATAATTCAGTCCTTACAATTACAGTCGTTGGTAAATTTACAAatatagtaattaaaaatgCTCATTAATAAGCAAAAGTCAAGcatttaaaagtgaaaaagcATCATTAGCAAATGTTTAGTATTAAAAAttaggaaaaaggaaaaatatattattacattttgaatCATAAACTGTTCTTAGGGACTCATCActgtgtgacatttaaatgtccGTCATGAACATCTTCAACTTGGTGAGCTTTATCTAGTTTTAACGTTTTAAAATTGTGTAGCTCGTTTCTCCAGTCTAATGTAGAGTCTTAGTTTAGGACGGGAAAAAGTATTTCAACGTTTCTCTGCAGATTCCTTGAGGAGTGTAAAAGAAAAGGGAAACTCagaaaaaaatgcttaaaaGTACACGCATCTCACATTGGTACCATCATATAGTAAATGTACATATGTATTGTCTGCTACCTCTGCTCTGTGGCCCCCGTCTGTCCTCCTGCTCTGCCTGAAGTACGTCACTGACCAGGTCGGAcacagaggtgtagtgctgccCCATTAGGAGGTACTTGGTCTGGACCAGACTCTCCACCAGGCTGGCCTCAAAGCCCATCTGCAGCACAGTCTGCACAACAGGAGAAAGCATGGCTGAGGAAGCTGTCAGACCTGCAACCATATCTGGCAGAGAAGAGGAGTGAAGAAGTGAGGAAGGTGAGACCGGTGACCAGGCAATTATTGGGAAAAACAAACACCGTATCGCCTCTAGATGAGCTACAATCAGCCTGTTTGACAAGAGGAGACAGTAAAACCTTCCTCTATGCCTGATGACATAGATTTTAATTGTGATTCCATGATTTTACAGAATATTTGCCATCTGATAACTACCCTGTAGCCATTACTAAACATGCTTTCACAATACTCCACAAGTTCTGCAATCCGGTAATTAAATTAATTCCCAGAAGCCTCCAAAAGAAACTAATCTGCTCAGTGTCTTATTTCAGATTTGAAGAAGTGCAGGTGCAGCGACTTCATGTCTATATTTATACCAAAATCATTCATCCagataatatttaattattttgtagaAGTTACAGTCTCTATAAAACCTCATCACTTCACTTTGATACGACTTACCGTTTCTGGATCCAATAtcgctgctgctggagctcGGTGATCCTCCCTAGAAAAGTGATCACGTTTGGAATTTAGAGCGACTCACTTATGAATGATTTGAATGCAGCAatcacattttgtcttttttaaatttttattatcaACACACGTGCCATGAGCAAAGAAGATTCTAGTCTGAACAGATAAAATAGATAAAGTCTCTCACCACAGTCTCACCCAGATGGAAATGAGCATCCTGGATGTTGCTAATATACTCCTGCCCTCTGGACTGGATTAAAAATTCACATCTGAGAAATGCAAAAGAGCCAATTTATAATCTTTTAACAGATGAATatagaacacaaaataaaggcatttttaaaaacaattttccaaaacaaGACACTGGTGTCTTTACCTCGGAAACCATTTGGCGTGTTCCTGCCAGGGGTCGTCTCCCAGCTCCCAGTTCCTCAACCCTCCATCACAGAAGAAGCATTTGACATTATCAGCGTGACCTGTTGAGACGTACAAGTCCACCGTGAGAACGTCTGAATCTATAGATTCATATTTACACACATAATATCTCTTGATGCACCGCGCGTCCAAAATGAGAATAAATATGGGATGTACAGCTAGAACTGTACAAGGAATTTATATCATGGGCAAAATAAAGATCCTAAAcgacaataaatacaataaatcaaCCCTTATTTTGTATATTCTCAACAAAAAACACTTCTGGTTTAAATGTGCAACAGTCATGATAAGGTTAAGTTGTTTGactgtgttgttttgtattGGTTTTCTCTATATTGTGCCCACAGCCTGTGAATTGCCTGAAGCTGTGGAGCCGTACTTCTTTAGCAGCCCCAGCTTTGTCCAGGTTGTTCTGTCCACAATATCACGACTCAGCAAGATAATTGTACCGTGAACTCTGACAAAGAGAGGTCACACAGGCAGCCAATGGTTAAATAATGTATCGTACACTCCTGGATGCTGAAATGAATATCTTAAATATTTAGAATTCGGATGTTTTGACGCCTTTATGGTGAGAAATTGAACACCTGTGTAGAAAAATCCGGCTCTGGCCAGAACATCCGGCTGGACTGAGGCCTCGCTGGGCCAGTTGTGGAAAGTGGTGAGCCGGGAATCCTCCGCCTCCATCTCCGGGTAGACAGCTTGTCCAGCTGTGCCCGGGTCATCCATAGTCATCCTCTGGAGCTGACTCAGCAGCTGGCCGTCCACGGAGTCGGAGGATCCATTTTGGAAGGGGATATTTCCCACAGCTTGACCCAGGATGAAACCGCAAGTGGGAAAATGCCTCTTGTGCTCTGCAGCCGGATTGTCGCCGTGCACCCAGCATCTTAAAATTCCTCCGCAGCAGAAACATTGGACCTTATCCCCGGGACCTAGAAAGAAGAAACCCGCCTTGGCCAGCTCTCCGGATGTGACGGGTGCATCGGCTGGCCAGTTCTGAAAAGTTTGAATCCGTTCCCCTTCTCCTCGCATCTGAGGCTCCTCCAGGATGTGTAGCGTGGTTCTACCGTCATCCATCGTGCTGTGACACGTAGCTTTCCCTTTCTCTTGTCCTGTGCCACTCATCCCTTTTGCGGTCCATAGTGGAGCACGCACTGAAGGTGGGCGCAGCACACCAGCTGAAATAATATGATCAGGTGCGGGGGCCTGCACAGTGGCCTACAGGTGGCTGCTTTCCAGAAAAGCCACCACATGCTAGAATGTATGCTCATTGATCCTTGAATGAATGACAGCCTGAACAAGCCGTGTTGCTCTGCCTCTGAGGAAAAGGCCTGGCTATGGGAGCTATTCAAAAGCATTCTGTGACAAGATTATATTTCAAAGGTATATTACAGTTATTAGAGATAATAAGCACCAAAAGGTcactttaaaactatttttacattttcttctaTGTGAACAGCGCTGCAGCGCTTATTCATAAGGCACATGCTTTATTTTGACACATAATCTTAGAACCAACCTaataaaaggaaggaaactCGACCTTTCACTTTATTTCAAGGAACAAAGTACCTCTAGCCCCTATATATCATCTACACCCTGCATCTGATCTTTCCCTCTATTGGTTGCTTATTTCCTCAGGAGCTCTTTGTACTGCAGTTGGTAAGATTTTCGGTGTATGAAACTGTTAAAGAATACAAATTCAATACGAAGATACGTAGTCTTTCTCTAAGTCTAATTGTTAATCAAGTGCAATTTAGGAtattaatatttgaaataataGCCATAAGAAGAATTATATTTGTAAGATAAGCCACTTGTTCACAGATATCCATTAAACTCAAACcataatttattataatatgaTAATTAGTAAGCCCATGTTTTAAATGTAGATATTAATATCTATAAGCAGATGGACAAAAGTTTGACCATTGCTGCCTCCTGGTGGTGATAAAGAGTAAAACACCCACTGTCATTTTTTTGCAGGCCAGACTCAGACCAGTTCTGCTAAATTGGCCAATACTGTAATGCTTCATTTCGCAATGACGCCAGTTAGGAGGAGTTCCAAGTACAATCTCGCTGTTTACTTCATGGAATCGACGCCAAGACCGCACATTTGTCATAAGAGTCACATTTTCAGTACAGGAACCTTTTAAAGTAGCCTTTATTTTTAAGCatgattttcctgtttgtctcatTAACGTCACAGAGTCAAGGGCCGGACAGCAACTACAAGAGGGACCCAAAACCTAAGATATCAAACGTTGACATGAAGTTCATGTTGTGTGGCAGTGCTGCAcaaatgtcatattttacatTCCATTCAGTCTCACAAGAATTACTGAAACTAACGGTACCAGATCTGAAGGGATCTCCCTCAAAAACCACAGTCAGATGATTTCCCCCGTGGTGTTAAAGTGGAGTTGTTTTCAACaataaacacaagagaaaaacaaaacagtggctCTGAAAAGAAGTTGTATGGACTTAGTTTTTACTTAAATTTGACCAGCCACgttaaaaattgtgttcaaTCTCTATGTTTCCGAATCAAAcgttaatataaaataaaggatGACACTGATTAAAGTTAGAGGAACTTTCACCCCCTAGCGGAGAACAGCCTGAACTGCAGCGGCGGCTCAAAGCCCGGATGGAGCAGCAGCCATTGGGGAAGTGTTAGTGTACAGGGCTTTAACCGAACTGAGGACTGCTCTCTCTttctgggattaaaaaaaaaagacaaaagtccGCCGAGGATACACGTATTCAAGATTGGAAAGCTCGACTCGGCAACATATACCGTTGACTTGAAACCTGAAACAGACCTGGACTGGTTCGGTGCAGCGTATCCGAGGCGGCTGACTTGAACTGTGGAAGTTGGGAGAAGAGCTACAGCTGAGCCTGCGCTGCAGCGACGAGCCACACGCTAAGCGGCGCCGCTAGCCACGGAGCTAACTGGAACTGAGCTGCCAACTTGCCTTCAAATCACGGGGCTTGAAAATCCAGTCACACAAGCCCACGCACTGTGAGATTCCAGGGACTTGTTTAATGAATTATGTCTGCCACAAGCATTGACCC is a genomic window of Antennarius striatus isolate MH-2024 chromosome 2, ASM4005453v1, whole genome shotgun sequence containing:
- the birc7 gene encoding baculoviral IAP repeat-containing protein 7 isoform X2; the protein is MSGTGQEKGKATCHSTMDDGRTTLHILEEPQMRGEGERIQTFQNWPADAPVTSGELAKAGFFFLGPGDKVQCFCCGGILRCWVHGDNPAAEHKRHFPTCGFILGQAVGNIPFQNGSSDSVDGQLLSQLQRMTMDDPGTAGQAVYPEMEAEDSRLTTFHNWPSEASVQPDVLARAGFFYTGHADNVKCFFCDGGLRNWELGDDPWQEHAKWFPRCEFLIQSRGQEYISNIQDAHFHLGETVGGSPSSSSSDIGSRNGKSDPSPEELLRQLQEERTCKVCMDKLVSIVFIPCGHLVVCGDCAASLRHCPICRAVIRGSVRAFMS
- the birc7 gene encoding baculoviral IAP repeat-containing protein 7 isoform X1; translated protein: MSGTGQEKGKATCHSTMDDGRTTLHILEEPQMRGEGERIQTFQNWPADAPVTSGELAKAGFFFLGPGDKVQCFCCGGILRCWVHGDNPAAEHKRHFPTCGFILGQAVGNIPFQNGSSDSVDGQLLSQLQRMTMDDPGTAGQAVYPEMEAEDSRLTTFHNWPSEASVQPDVLARAGFFYTGHADNVKCFFCDGGLRNWELGDDPWQEHAKWFPRCEFLIQSRGQEYISNIQDAHFHLGETVGGSPSSSSSDIGSRNASSAMLSPVVQTVLQMGFEASLVESLVQTKYLLMGQHYTSVSDLVSDVLQAEQEDRRGPQSREPETRQSSSAGNVRTQPPIREKVRDPSPEELLRQLQEERTCKVCMDKLVSIVFIPCGHLVVCGDCAASLRHCPICRAVIRGSVRAFMS